In Leptotrichia sp. oral taxon 221, the DNA window ATTCATCGTATCCAATTTCTTCTTTTGAAGTTCCTTCTTCTTTTAACATTCTCTCAACTTTATTTTGAGTCGCAATCCCAGCATGATCCATCCCAGGAATCCAAAGTGTTTCAAATCCACTCATTCTTTTATATCTAATAATTGCATCTTGAATCGCATTATTCAACATATGTCCCATATGCAAAATCCCAGTTACATTTGGTGGCGGAATAGCAATCGAATATCCTGGTTTTTCGCTATTATGCTGTGCGTTAAAATATCCTTTTTCTTCCCAAATTTTGTACCATTTGTCTTCTATTTCTGTTGGTGAATATGTTTTACTTAATTCATTTGACATTTTATTTATATCCTCCTGTTTTTCTTTTTTTAAACTTATATTTCATTTTAACATAATATTATGGATTTTTCTATCAAAAATTAATTACTTCTATTCGACTTTAGCAAAAAATTTTTACGCCAATAAATCCATCAATTCCTTATCACTCATTTCAAACAATACTTTGTCATTATCTTTACTTTCTAACAGATTTTCACTAAGCTGCTTTTTATTTTCCTGAATTTTAATAATTTTTTCTTCAATCGTTCCTTCTGTCACTAATTTAATGACTTGAACGCTCTTCTTCTGTCCAATTCTGTAGGCCCTGTCACTCGCTTGATTTTCAACTGCCACATTCCACCAAGGATCGTAGTGAATTACAACATCCGCTCCTACTAAATTTAATCCAGTTCCTCCAGCCTTCAATGAAATAAGCACAACTTGTCTTTGCCCAGCATTGAATTTTTTAGAAATCTCCATTCTTTCTTTAGATTTTACATTTCCATCAATATAGAAATACTCAATTCCCAAATCAACTAATTCCTTCTCAATTTCCTTCAATGTCCCAACAAATTGCGAAAAAATCAACAATCTGTGACCATTTTCTGTAATATCAGGCAATAAATCTCTCAATACTTGAAGTTTTGCAACCTCACCTTTATAATCTTCCTTAAACAATGTTGGCGAATTACAAATTTGTCTCAATTTAGTCAAAATCGCCAATATTTTCATTCTATTATTTTCATTTTCATTGAATTTTTTCATTTCTTTTTTCGCTTGTTTTACATACGATAAGTAAAGTTGTTTTTGCTCACTGCTCAATGTTACAATCATATTCGATTCCATTTTTTCAGGCAACTCTGTCAACACTTCTTTTTTAGTTCTTCTTAAAAGAAATGGCGCAATAATTTCTCTTAAATTAGTAACTTTCGCAGAATTAGGATTTACCAGCGCTTCCTTGTAAGTTTTTTTAAATTTCGTAAGATTATCCAAATATCCTGGCAACACAAAATCAAATATCGACCACAATTCCAAAATATTATTTTCAACAGGTGTCCCTGTCAATGCAAAATTAACTTTACTATTTAATTTCATAACCGCTTTTTTTATTTGCGAAGTAGCCGTTTTTATATTTTGTGCCTCATCTAAAACTACTATTTCAAATTTTTTGTTTTTATACTCATCAATATCATTTCTCAATGCCTGATAAGTCGTAATTAACAATCCTTTTTTCTTTTTCTCAATCAATTCTTTTCTATGAGCAGCCGTTCCTTCAACCAAAATCGGTTTTATCCCAGAAAATTTAATAATTTCCTCTTTCCAGTTATAAAGCAACGAACTTGGAACAATTATCAATGCAAAAAAATCTTTTTTCACACGATAAATTTCATTCAACAACGAAATTGTCTGCAATGTTTTTCCCAATCCCATATCATCCGCTAAAACTCCACCAAATCCAACATCATACATATTTTTCAACCAGTTGAATCCTAATTTTTGATACGGAAATAATTTTACGTTAATATTAGTTGGTTCCTGTTCCTTACGATTCTTAATTTTATGAAACAATTCTTTAAATTCATCCAATTTCTCTAATTCATCTTGTACCGTTCTAGAAACCTGTGCCAATTGCAACGCCTTAATCTTAGAAATTTTATTTTCTCCCAATTTTATATTCGAAATCGAATCCACAATTCCTAGCAATTCTTCAACACTTTTATTTGCTATTTTTACAAGCTCTCCACTTGAAAGAGTCACATATTTTCTCTCATTTTTAATAGCTTCTATCACATTCTCAATCTCAATTGGATCTATTCCTTCCACCTCAAAATTAATATTTAACATATCACTTTGAGCCTTTTTTACTTCAATGTTCACAT includes these proteins:
- a CDS encoding DEAD/DEAH box helicase; translated protein: MLQKSILGEIKKKITPSIYTIGKEYYDKRLGNLTALFADGNVMTVEGEYKENHVYKTSLTFDQEKVEFLEADCDCMFFQKSKKNLCKHIIALGFMSDKSKKVSEIIGTNEAEMLFEDEFEEDNKNDKIIEEPKKVEKKASKEVKDKKESLTLKKAEEKEIEKEGKSVQKEISEKDFELEDEEKEYNLDNLIDRIDEIRMNQKELGKTEKEEMQELRLEVEIDEGSYSDYKYGYGYDDDYNPGYVLRLKTGFSKTYYIKDILKFVNAVIEESEYSISTKIKYNPVNCYFNESDKKIIEAIYEYHKEISSVVDNGIKDKKGLKVYEMLLNKLLLAMKDGRNILFLGERRQILNNYEPIFLLENGKIKLRKIRRMTSFGGFFTFANDTTKIFKMAENEEKLLRKLSGMNLIGLNQLPDETNQKLKEILENENINIAEYVDKSGTVDVYVQEMENRQLLRISLSNIVQSIEKNGKYFIPRKNVEVFEELKTLIKELTFKETEDYEEEINEDTSIMDYEALGKLSEIIDKKYRDKVKIHLDTNIKKAKDIHVNIEVKKAQSDMLNINFEVEGIDPIEIENVIEAIKNERKYVTLSSGELVKIANKSVEELLGIVDSISNIKLGENKISKIKALQLAQVSRTVQDELEKLDEFKELFHKIKNRKEQEPTNINVKLFPYQKLGFNWLKNMYDVGFGGVLADDMGLGKTLQTISLLNEIYRVKKDFFALIIVPSSLLYNWKEEIIKFSGIKPILVEGTAAHRKELIEKKKKGLLITTYQALRNDIDEYKNKKFEIVVLDEAQNIKTATSQIKKAVMKLNSKVNFALTGTPVENNILELWSIFDFVLPGYLDNLTKFKKTYKEALVNPNSAKVTNLREIIAPFLLRRTKKEVLTELPEKMESNMIVTLSSEQKQLYLSYVKQAKKEMKKFNENENNRMKILAILTKLRQICNSPTLFKEDYKGEVAKLQVLRDLLPDITENGHRLLIFSQFVGTLKEIEKELVDLGIEYFYIDGNVKSKERMEISKKFNAGQRQVVLISLKAGGTGLNLVGADVVIHYDPWWNVAVENQASDRAYRIGQKKSVQVIKLVTEGTIEEKIIKIQENKKQLSENLLESKDNDKVLFEMSDKELMDLLA